The sequence GAGCTGAGCAAAAAGTAAAACCAAATACCAAATATAAAAAAGAGCGGCAGCCGAAAGGCTGCCGCTTTGGCATACGCGCCAAAGGGGGTATGGCGTGTATGAAGGGGGCGGATTATTTCCACTGCTTGAGCACTTCTGCATTGGCAAAGATCTCGTCCAGCTTGCGCATAAAGGGGATGATATCGCTGTAATCCAGCGCACGATGATCCATGGCGATGGTGATGGGCAGAATTTGGCGCACCGCAATGGTGTCGTTGCCCTGTGCGTCTGTGATTACGCAAGGACGCTTTTGGATAGAGTCAATGGCAAAGGCCGTGGTTTGGGGCGGAATGATCTCCAAGAGGGCACAACTGCCCTTGTGTTCTCTATAAATAGAGCCTATGTTGGAGATGGTTGTGGTGCCCTGCTCAATATCTTTCTTGGTCAGGCGATCCGTGGTGGGGATGGAATAATATTTTTTCTTCTCCGCACCGTGGAGCGTGGTGACCTTGTGGGCGCCGGTCTTGGAGCCGATCAGCCGCATTACCGTCTGTGCCACCTTGCCCTGTTTCAGTCGCTGCAAGGTGTTGTCCAGCGATACCTCGTACATGACCTCGTCCATGTTGGAATTGCGCGCCCGGCGCTCGGTGTCCACAATGGCGGCGGTCATTTCGCTGAGGGTCTTATTTCCCATATCGCGCATGTTGACGGTCATCATCTGTCCGTCCGGCAGCAGCATGGGCATGGACACATCAATGTGGTCAAAATATTTCAGGCACCCGCGCACCAGGCGGCGATTAAACAGCAGGTGTGTGTTCATGGACGGCGCTGCCTTCAACCCCTCGCAGATGATCTTCATCATCACGGTATTCAGAGTGATCTTTTCCTCCCGGCTTTTGCAGTTGGCATTCAACGCTTTGACTACCGGCAAAATATCTGTTACATCTGCCTCGTACATCACGATGGCGTGGGGGATCTCTCGCCAGCTCTCTGTGGTCATGTTGGATACGATTTTGCGTGCAATGCCAAAGTGTTCTTCTTTTATCAGTGCCATTGGTTCTCCTTTTGCTTGGGTATTATATGATTAGCCGCCGATGATGGACACGGCTGTTTTGTATACTTCTTCTCGTACTTCTTTGATGTAGTCGCCGATCTCCTCTCGGGGGAACGGGTCCTCCTTGAACCTGTGACGGTATTCCAACGCCAGCTTGGGTCGGAATTTTGGGTGGCAAATTTTGATCAGTGCCCGCGCCCGTTCCTTGAGCGTCTTGCCTTTTAACTGTGCCACGCCGTACTCGGTGACCACATAGTTCACATCGTTACGCGGGGTGGTGATGGCGCTGCCCTCGGTGATAATGGGCACAATGCGGGAAAGGTGACCCCGCTTGGCGGTTGAGGGCATGGCAATAATGGAGCGGCCGCCACGACTCATGGTGGCGCCTCGCACAAAGTCCACCTGACCGCCTACGGCGCTAAATTGGTTCAGCCCCACGGTGTCTGCGACCACCTGCCCCAGCAAGTCCACTTGCAGGCAGGAGTTAATGGAGACCACATTGTCGTTCTTGGCGATCACCGCCGGATTGTTTACATAATTGATGGGGTGCATCTCTACGGATGGATTGTTGTTGATATAAGCGTTCAGTTTATCCGTACCCAAGGCGGCGCCAATGACGGTGCGGCCTCGGTGAATTTGCTTTTTCGCATTGTTGATGACACCTGCCTCCAGCAGGTCCACCACGCCGTCGCCTACCAGTTCACTGTGCAGGCCTAAATCCTTTTTGTTCCACAGTTGGGCGCACACGGCGTTGGGAATACCGCCGATACCCAGTTGCAGGCAGTCGCCGTCGTGGATCAGGTCGGCGCGGTTTTTGCCGATCTGCAGCTCCACCTGGCTGATCTCTGCGGAGGGCACCTGGGGCAGAGGCTCGTTGATCTCTACAAAGGCGTCAAATTCCCGTACATGGCGAATGCTGTTGCCAAAGGTGCGGGGCATATAGCTGTTGACCTGGGCAATTACGGTTTTGGCCACGCCGCACACACCCTTGGTGTAGTCCACGGTGGTGCCAAAGGATACATAGCCGTGCTCGTCCGGCGGCGATACCATCACCACTGCCACATCCGGGCACACATAATTCTCCAGCAGGTCCGGAATCTCATAAAAATGGCAGGTGGTAAAGTCGCAAGTGCCGTTGGCAATGGCGTTCCGGTTACCGGCAGAGGCAAACAGACAGTTCAGGTGAAAGTGCCCGGCCATTTCCGGCGCCGTCCAGGGGCAATCCCCTAAGGTGAGCATGGAGATGATCTCCACATCCTGAAAGTTCCAGTACTGCTCCACCAGCGCCCGTTCAATGCCCAGCGGCTCGCCGCAGGCAAAGCCGGTGACTACCTTGTCTCCGTTATGGATCAGGGCAATGGCTTCGTTTACGGTCATTCGCTTTGACTGATATATGCTTTTCCAGTCCATAGGCTCTCCAAAATCCTGTGTACAGCACAGTAATAGACAAAATCGAAAAAATGACGAATAAACGCCAATTCTTTAGGAATTAGTATAGTATTAGGCGCGCTGTTTGTCAATGAATTCTTGCATTTGCGTGCCGTTTTTTGTATGATAAAGGTAATCTGTACTATTTGTGAGGTTCATTATGATCTATGAAGTGACGCAGTTTGGCCTGCCTAAGAATATTGCCGCCGGGGTGACGGAAGCCCTGCGCCAAATGCAGCCGGGGGACACCCTGCACTTTCCTAAGGGGGAGTACCATTTTTACAAAGACTATTGCCAAAGTTTGTTGGTACACACCAGCAATACAGACAGCTTTCAGCGGCCGAAAAAGACCTTTGGCATTTTGTTGCAGGATAAAGAGCAACTGACCCTGGACGGGGACGGCTCCGTTTTTGTGTTCCACGGCAACATCAGCGCTTTAGGCGTACTGCGGTGTCGGCAGATCACTCTGCGGAATTTTACCATTCGTTACGCCTGCCCCACCAATGTGGAGCTGGAGGTGACCGCCAAGCAAGGCCACACGGTCAGCTATCGAGTGCCGGAGAATCAGCCCTTTTATATGGACGGCGGCAGCGTGGTCTTTTTTGAGCAAAGTCCCTTTACCAAGAAGAATTACTGGCAAATGCGCAACAACGAGAACAGCAGCTGCGCCGTGCGTCACCAGGGGGAGACGGTGTTCCGTGAGGTGGACCAGCCGTTTTTTGGACTGCACCGCACCCGCCGCACCGGGGCGCGCACCTTCGATGTATGGTCCCTGCGGAAGAAGAAATATCAGATCGGGGAGACGGTCGCTCTCTCTATGAACAACTGCCGAGAGACGGCAGGCGCCTTTTTCTCCGAGAGCAGCGACCTTGCCGTGGCACAGGTGACGGTGAATTACCTGCACGGCTTTGGCTGGTTGACCCAAATGTGCCGGGATGTGTCCTTTACCGGGGTGCACTTTCACCCGGATTCGCAGCATCATGTGTCGTCTTTTGCGGACTGTATTCATGTGTGCGGCTGTAAGGGCACGGTTACCATAAAGGACTGTTCCTTTACCCAGGCCCATGACGACGCGATCAACATTCACGGTGCGTTCCTGCGCTTTGTGCGCCGCGTTGACGACCATACGGCGGTATTTCAGTTCGTGCACCGACAGCAGGGCGGCTACCGGGCGTTCTTCCCCGGCGATACGGTGCGTTTTTATTATCGCAGCTCTTTGCAGCCCTGTGGAGAAGAAAATACCGTGGCTGCGGCGGAGGACGATATAGATGCCAAAACCTGCACCTTGACCTTTGATCGGCCTTTGCCGGAGGATATAGACGCCAAGTTCCGAGGCCAGCAGAATGTGGTGATTGAGAATGCCAGCTACTGCCCGAATGTGGAAATCAGCGGTTGTTCCATTCACGGCATTCCCACCCGGGGCATTCTCTGTACCTCCGGCGGTCATGTAGATATTCATCACAACACCTTTGAGCATGTGTTTATGGCCAATGTGTTCGTCAGCAATGACGCCAACGACTGGTATGAGTCCGGCCCGGTGCGGGATATGCAAATTCATCACAATGTATTCCACCTGCCAACCCTGCGGCAAAAGCGGTTTTGGCCCACGCTGGCGGCGGTGCTGGTGGAGCCGATCACGCTGGGCGGCAAGATCACCGCGCCCGTTCACAGCGGTATTCGTATTTTTGAGAATGAGATCACCCTTACTGACGGCTACGCGCTTTGGAGCAAAGGCGGCGGGGATATTGAGATCGACGACAAGGAACACCCGGTACATATCGAACCGCTGGACAAATAAAAAGATATATAAAAGCAGCCTTTCCGTTCATTGTCGGAAAGGCTGTTCCTTTATGCTATGATTTTGCGTTGGTTTCTTTGTCTTTCATGATCTTGACCATCATTTGATTGACCTTATACACATCGCCGCAGCCCAGGGTCAGCACCAAGTCACCCGGCTCCACATGGTCGGTCACATACTTGGCGATCTCCGGGAAAGTATCCAGCTGCAGGGCACCGGGGATCTTATCTGCCAAGTCCTTGGCGTGAATGCCGATGGTGTTTACCTCGCGGCTGCCCATAATGGCAGAGATCACGCACTTGTCCGGAATTTGCAGCACCCGGGCAAAGTCGTCCAGCAACTCGCTGGTGCGGCTGAAGGTAAAGGGCTGGTGCACCGCCCATACCCGCTTGTAGCCCATTTGCATAGCCGCGCGCAGAGTGGCCTGCAACTCGGTGGGGTGGTGACCGTAATCGTCGGCAAAGGTTACGCCGCAGTAGGTGCCGGTGAGCTCAAACCGCCGGTGGGCACCGTGAAAGTCCTTTAGCCCTCGGCAAATATCCTCCGGCTTGGCGCCGCTTTCATAGGCAGCGGCAAAGGCAGCCAGAGAATTGAGAATATTATGCGCGCCGGGCACGCAAATCTCTGCGTGGCAAAGGAACTGCCCATTGTGGTACACATCGTAATCGGAGTGGAACCCGCCGGGCACATGAATGTTCTTGGCCTGCCAGTCACAGTGGTCGCCGGTGCCAAAGGTGATCATCTTTTTGCCGGTCACCTGGGCCATGGCCTCTACGGTATTGGCGTCGTCGCCGTTATAGATCACCGTGCGCGTGGCCTTGTTGGCAAATTTGATGAATGCCTCTTGAATGTGCTCCAGATCGCCAAAGAAATCCAGGTGATCCCGGTCAATGTTCAGCACCACCGCAATGTCCGGATCCATATGCAAAAAGGTGTTGTTGTATTCGCAACTTTCACATACAAAGTTTTGGCTGTGGCCGTAGCGGCCGTAGGCGTTAATGGCAGGCAGCTTGCCGCCGATGACGGCGCTGGGGTCCAGCCCTGCCTCCAGCAGCACCTGGGTGGTCATAGAAGAGGTGGTGGTCTTGCCATGGGTGCCGCTGATGCCGATGCAGTTGGAGAAAATGCGGCTCATGGCGCCCAGCAGCTCTGCCCGCTCAAAGCAGGGGTAATGCGTCTTAGCCCATTCCAGCTCCTCATTGCCCTCTAAGATAGCGTTGGTGTAAATTACCAGCTGAATATCCGGGGTCAGGTTGGCCTTGGTCTGGCCCAAATAGACTTTTGCACCCTCTTTTTCAATCCGGCGAAAAGTCTCGGTGTCGTTATTGTCCGAGCCGGACAGCTGATAGCCCAGGGACAGCAGGATTTCGGCCAGGGGACACATGCCGGAGCCGCCGATGCCGATAAAGTGGATGCGCTTGACTTCCTTTAGTAAAGTATCTATATCTTTCATGAGAGAACCTCCCAATTCTTTTTTCATATTATACTACCAAAAGGCGGAAAAATAAATACATATTCCGCAGGAACTGAAAAAATTTTCTGTCATAGAATATGGAGTAGAAAGGAATAGGCACAAAATGCCGTTGTGGGGTGTAGAGATGAAACTGGATACATTTGCCGTGCCGTTTACCGCCGATCGGCGTATGGCGTATGCGGCGGCTTACCTGGAGCAGTGCTCCTATCGGCAGGTGGAGGAGGTGCAGGCGGCGGACTTTGTGCTGCTGCCGGTGCCGGCAAAGGATTATATGCTGGAGGGACTGGACGGCAAGACCGTTTTTTTAGGAGGCGGCAGCTATCCCGGCACGCTGGACTACTGCAAAAATGAGAATTTTGCGGAGAAAAACGGCATACTCACCGCCGAGGGCGCCCTGTGGTTGGCGCAAAATCATCTGGAGCGGGCGCTCTACCGCAGCCGGGTGTTGGTGTGTGGCTATGGGCGAATCGGTCGGGTACTCTCCGGGCTGCTGCTGGCCCACGGCGCCGATGTGACCGTGTGTTCCCGCAGTGCCCTGAGCAAGACCCAGGCGCTGTTTGCCGGTGCCCGGCATACGGACTTTTCCGGTCTGGTGCAGCCGGGGAATTATGATTTGGTCTATAATACGGTGCCCCACATGATTTTTACCAAGCGAGAGCTACAGGCGCTGCGGCGAGACACGGTACTGGTGGACCTGGCGTCCTTCCCCGGCGGGGTGGATACGCTGATGGCCCACACTCTGGGAATCACGGTGGTGGACGGACGCAATCTGCCCGGCCGCACCGCCCCGGAGACTGCCGGTGCGCTGATCGGCGAGACTGTGGCCGAAATGATTGAGGAGGGACTGGAATGAAGATCGGGTATTGCCTGACCGGCTCCTTTTGCACCTTTGCTAAGTCCTTGGAGGCACTGGAGGTGCTGGTGCGGGCCGGTCATACCATAACGCCCATTATGAGCCAGACGGCTTACACCACGGACACCCGCTTTGGAGACGCGGTGGATATTCAAAATCGGCTGATTGCCATTACCGGCAACAGTATTATCCACACAATTGCCCAGGCGGAGCCGGTGGGACCAAAGAAAATGTTTGATGTGCTGGCCATTGTGCCCTGCACCGGCAACACGCTGGCAAAGCTGGCAGCGGGTATTACGGACACGGCGGTTACGATGGCTGCCAAGAGCCACCTGCGCAATGACGCCCCGGTGGTCATTGGCGTGTCCACCAATGACGCTTTGGGCGGCGCTGCCAAGAATATCGGCCAGCTGCTCAATTACAAGCACTTTTATTTTGTGCCCTTTGGCATGGATAACTGCTATATGAAGCCCAAGTCCATGGTGTGCGATTTTGCCCGAGTGCCCCAGGCCATTGAACTGGCAGCGCAGGGACAGCAAATCGCGGAAAAAATTTTCTGATTTTTTTGTTTCGTATTGACAATCGGTGCAAAAATGCATATATTAGTCTTATTGCTTAAAACGAAATTTAAGTATAGGCGAAAGCTAAAAAATCGGGCGGAGAGCGGCGGCTTTCTGACAAAAGAGGAAGTGCATAATTGGAAAAGATCATTGACCTGCGGAACATCACGGTCAGCTACGGCGACAATGTGATTTTAGACAAACTGAATCTGTATATAAATGAAAAAGAGTTTATAACGCTGCTGGGACCCTCCGGCTGCGGCAAGACCACAACGCTGCGCTGTATTGCCGGCTTTGTGCAGCCGGACAGTGGGAAAGTGGTCTTTGAAGGCAAAGTCATCAATGATGTGCCCCCGCACAAACGCCGGGTGAACACCATTTTTCAGCGTTATGCTCTTTTTCCGCATTTAAATGTGTATGAGAACATCGCCTTCGGCCCGGAACTGCAAAAGAAG comes from Oscillospiraceae bacterium and encodes:
- a CDS encoding 2-oxo acid dehydrogenase subunit E2; this encodes MALIKEEHFGIARKIVSNMTTESWREIPHAIVMYEADVTDILPVVKALNANCKSREEKITLNTVMMKIICEGLKAAPSMNTHLLFNRRLVRGCLKYFDHIDVSMPMLLPDGQMMTVNMRDMGNKTLSEMTAAIVDTERRARNSNMDEVMYEVSLDNTLQRLKQGKVAQTVMRLIGSKTGAHKVTTLHGAEKKKYYSIPTTDRLTKKDIEQGTTTISNIGSIYREHKGSCALLEIIPPQTTAFAIDSIQKRPCVITDAQGNDTIAVRQILPITIAMDHRALDYSDIIPFMRKLDEIFANAEVLKQWK
- a CDS encoding 4-hydroxybutyrate CoA-transferase, translated to MDWKSIYQSKRMTVNEAIALIHNGDKVVTGFACGEPLGIERALVEQYWNFQDVEIISMLTLGDCPWTAPEMAGHFHLNCLFASAGNRNAIANGTCDFTTCHFYEIPDLLENYVCPDVAVVMVSPPDEHGYVSFGTTVDYTKGVCGVAKTVIAQVNSYMPRTFGNSIRHVREFDAFVEINEPLPQVPSAEISQVELQIGKNRADLIHDGDCLQLGIGGIPNAVCAQLWNKKDLGLHSELVGDGVVDLLEAGVINNAKKQIHRGRTVIGAALGTDKLNAYINNNPSVEMHPINYVNNPAVIAKNDNVVSINSCLQVDLLGQVVADTVGLNQFSAVGGQVDFVRGATMSRGGRSIIAMPSTAKRGHLSRIVPIITEGSAITTPRNDVNYVVTEYGVAQLKGKTLKERARALIKICHPKFRPKLALEYRHRFKEDPFPREEIGDYIKEVREEVYKTAVSIIGG
- the murC gene encoding UDP-N-acetylmuramate--L-alanine ligase; translated protein: MKDIDTLLKEVKRIHFIGIGGSGMCPLAEILLSLGYQLSGSDNNDTETFRRIEKEGAKVYLGQTKANLTPDIQLVIYTNAILEGNEELEWAKTHYPCFERAELLGAMSRIFSNCIGISGTHGKTTTSSMTTQVLLEAGLDPSAVIGGKLPAINAYGRYGHSQNFVCESCEYNNTFLHMDPDIAVVLNIDRDHLDFFGDLEHIQEAFIKFANKATRTVIYNGDDANTVEAMAQVTGKKMITFGTGDHCDWQAKNIHVPGGFHSDYDVYHNGQFLCHAEICVPGAHNILNSLAAFAAAYESGAKPEDICRGLKDFHGAHRRFELTGTYCGVTFADDYGHHPTELQATLRAAMQMGYKRVWAVHQPFTFSRTSELLDDFARVLQIPDKCVISAIMGSREVNTIGIHAKDLADKIPGALQLDTFPEIAKYVTDHVEPGDLVLTLGCGDVYKVNQMMVKIMKDKETNAKS
- a CDS encoding dipicolinate synthase subunit B, which encodes MKIGYCLTGSFCTFAKSLEALEVLVRAGHTITPIMSQTAYTTDTRFGDAVDIQNRLIAITGNSIIHTIAQAEPVGPKKMFDVLAIVPCTGNTLAKLAAGITDTAVTMAAKSHLRNDAPVVIGVSTNDALGGAAKNIGQLLNYKHFYFVPFGMDNCYMKPKSMVCDFARVPQAIELAAQGQQIAEKIF